taacaaaagggattaacatacaaactagagtcaagcacaactctaatcctcaataacatcattatattacataactattcaacattatactttacattacatcgtcctcatgtccactactaactattacatagacaaaaCTTtattctagctgacctcctgatctattccgtacctgcaaacctgggaaaattagggagtggggtgagctactagagcctagtgagcagaataataaaacatttaaaacatatgctatcatggaatgcatcactgcacagtcaaatcacatcaaggatgaacttgtcaccatttagccctccatactgtctaatcatgccaggggcgtagtgcaggcacgcctggacttccatatcataacatacatatccaatcgtgctgggggcgtagtgcaggcacgcccggactttctcttacatagtgccaggggcgtagtgcaagcacgcctggacttccatatcctatcatcatgtcataacatatgagggctaatggatcattcaacattcatccacatcaacaacataatgtgcaatgcaacatattcgtgaattctaatgcaagcaccctaatatatctcatggcattcatgatgcgtgaatcatgctaaaactttcattatttgctttaaaacataaagggttattccactcacctctagctagctcaacaagacactgaagcagtcgtctcactgctgaggtcctcggttcctcgggtccgaacctacacaggtggactcaaatgagggaccaaacatacataaacataactctaaaatactccccaaaaaccccctaaaacacctcaaaacaatcatagaaaacatgcaaaggagggctgcacagggcactttcggcggcaggttcagcggccgaaagtccctccagagccgaaagtcatgcaccttctgcggcactttcggcggccgaaggttccctccagaggcgaaactcatgcatgttcggcggcaccttcggcggccaaaactcccttccagagccgaaagtccactttcgggggcagggttcggcagccaaaagttggcctccacaggcaggttcggcggccgaaagttccttcggttgccgaacctgagttcttccaaagggcagaactcagcctttttcatgcacaaatgcctcccaatccattccagcatgcatttacctagtctacaacatgcaaactcaagccaacaagcacataggggtctcaaactaacttaaaccccaaccaaaacacatcaaacaacctacattgctcataaacataacataaatccataaactcaacaataacctaaatatgcatttctaccccatagatcttcataaaacttgtttaaaacatacaaggaaggtcggatctaagcttacctcttgaagatcgagaggaaagacgatcctagcttggagatggggagaaatcaactctttggtctccaagcttcaaaacttgctcttttgctcaaatatcttcaaaccaagtgaaaactcataagaaaattatgaagattcgaaggaagaagctcaaaatcaatgagggacggcggagaactcaccttggccgaaaacggggagaaaagctcacccgttcggacatggggatccctttataggtggctggccaggccactttcgggggcctaacgtgcctccgcatgcacgccatgttcggcggccgaacctggacttccctcacttatgccttcgggggcctaaaccgctcccgaagcgcatgcatgttcggcagccgaacttgaggttcagcggccgaacctgaatcttcctccaaggttattttcattcaaaatttaatttctttcttgcttaaaatcataaaatacattaaaaataatttataaaaacatggttttacccttctagaggtctccgacatccgagattccatcggacggtaggaattccgatacaggagtctagccgggtattacaaaatggCTGCCTAATGAGGATGAATAGACAGATACGCCGTATTTACAACTCTGCGTGATAGAGACAGGTGGCACTGTAGCGGACTGACCGTTATGCAATATTAGAGGATAAGCgaaaaaggaataaaagggAAAAATGTAACTCCTCTATACTAAACTTACCGACACGCTTAGAAATTCTAGAATATTAATATACATCGATAACTATCGTATTATAATCTCATTATTTAGGTGTTATAATTAAttatccatatatatatatatatataaactaataaAAAGAACTGAAAGCTAGTAGGGAATATTAATTGGCTAGTCTCTGAGTTGCAAGGGTAGCATCTTTCTGTATCCACATGGACACAAAAAGCTGTGAAACACATAGGACGATTGTTGATATTGTTGTTTGTCTTTGTACAAATATTACATTAAGTTGCCATTATCATTGTGATCTGCACTCTCACATCAAATGAAAGAGCAAGCAAGCCTTTCGGTTTGTGTCGTATTTGATCATTCTAGTGGTTGAGAATATATACATATCTCAACAGCGACGTGACTGATCCATTTCCCCAGCACATGGAACTATCAATATTATTGCTTCCTTCTGCCATTTCCCTCTCAGTTTCCCATAGTTTTTCAGCCATTCTTACATCCTTTTAGAACTGATGAATGATAGGTTCCCTCTGAAGACATACATGTCGAAATTCAAACATGTTGTCTTTATAAAATTTACGgaattctttttaaatattcacTCTTATTATTGTACATTTATCGGATGCGAAAGAAACGAGAAATGGGCTTGATTGAATGGCGTATGGCAACTGAAAGAGCCTGCATGAATGCCAAAACCCATCCGAAATTTGGCGGATTCTCCAGTAGTTGGTTCAGCCATTCACCTCTTCAGAGATAAACAAAAGCTTGCTTTAACTTTTAGCCTCAAAAGCAAGAACAATACTTGCGAATTGCAAACTCAAACACATATAATAATTTCGATATTTTCTTGTAATGTtgattatcttttttatttgctaTATATCAAACAGCAGCTCTTTGGTACTTGAATCTTATGTTGCGTCATTGTGTATTTATAGACTAAGCAATCCTGAAAGCTAGTTAAACATTAAGGGTCTAATATTGGCAAACTACACTCGCTtcattctctctttctcttttactGTGTACAGATCTTCCATGCTTCTTTGGCTCACCTATTTTACAAACtaggtttctttttttaaatgaaaaaatactatttaatttctatattataaaaaaatttattaattaatctctcaatttgaaaaatacattaaaaataaaatttattaactaattattttattaattttaaccgttaactATTAtagaaaaatctaaaatattcttaatagaaaaagagtaattaatatacatttttacaaaatcaagagattaattattaaatttttttcatatcacaataattaaataataaaacactttaTAACTTACATTAACAAAATTTTCGTTacttaattagtagattttttaatatctaaaagttttaaaatactttttaaaattgaaaaactaagtatttttcaataatataaagactGCATATAgtaaattttcctttttattttctgtttgttttcaAACTTTTGTGGACCTTCCTTTCATTAGCATATGTTATTACATATCCTTGGCTAAACATTGGCCCATGAGCTTTCACTTCATCTCTTGTATTAGAGACAAAGATTCACTTAACAAAGCTACATTATTTTTCTCTATAGTGCAACTTTCTTCAAAGCAAGACCTATCTATCTAGAGTTCAAAATGCAGCAAGCAGcaccaaagaagaagaagaaagaaagcacAAAAAGAGCAGTTGCTCATTGTAATTCAGTTATTTTCAAGATCTCTCTATATAAATAGAATGCTGTCATCAATTGCTTAATTATCTTCACAAGCAAAGTCTGAGAGAATAACTGGTTGGACAGTTAAGATCATCAGCAGCTAGACAGCTAGGAAATGTTATTTATTATCTTAATATCTTAGCCATATTGTGCATTGTCTAAGTCATCAACTACCACTGCGGAGATCCCAcatcaaaacaaaaaaacaaaaacaaaaagaccATAGCAAATCAAatagagaaaaaagagaaagaagagtaaagaaattaaaaaaaaaaaaaaaaagagatgtcAGGTTGAGGAGAGTGGTTAAAAAATATGATGTCAGACAGTGACAAAGTTTAACATTTTCCACTGAAATGTAGGAGATCATGTTAGAAGCTAAACCAAATGGCCAACAGGAAAACTATAATCATTAAAGATTAAAAGTAAAGGCAAGGAatattctcttcttctttttcttcacaCTTTTCATTCAATCATCTAACCATTTCTTCATCATTTCCTTATAATTTTCTTACTTAAACTCCACTTGCATGGCTCAAATGTATATTTCAACACAAGTGATTATCAGCCTAAATTCTTCCCTCTCAAGCACAGAAATTCAAGAATTTATGGGAAAGAAAATCTTGGAGGAGGATGAAAACCCACATCATATTTCAGTTCTCTTGCATAAATAAGTGAAAACTATGTGTACACAACAAAAAATGGGTCTGAATTATGAGAGAAATCAGAGAATTACCTTGACAGACATCTGATGCAAGCAGTTCTAGTTCTTCTCATCAAGTAAATGAAGAAAGATCTCTAATCTTTTCCAGGAAAGAGTCAATATATATCagatcataataaaaaaataaacaaataaataaagaaaacaagaaaaaaaaaatcctgcaATGCTGCCATGTTCTCCCACAGCTTTCTTGAGCTTCCTAAGCAGTAAAAGAAAGTTCAAGAAAGCTGTGGAAAAGCATGACCAGGACTTCGAAGCATCTACAAATCACCACCTTCAAATTCTTCTCAGATCTCACTCACATCCCTTTCCTTTTTTGACCATTCTTCTTTATCTTGCACTGAAAATatagtgagagagagagagagagagagagagagagagaaggagcaTGGCCATACAAAATCTCATGGACCACTCTATAACATATAATCTTGCAAGCAGCTTTATAGAGCAGGGGGTTCACTTCACTCACTAGTTCGCATTTTTCTCTCTATAGCATTACATCACTAGCGAGTCATGCGCAGTCGGGTACATACAGAAACAGTTCAGATTGGCAAagggataataataaaaataatatttttttttagagaAAACATAACAcagtgtaatttttttttttttttttttaagaaaatgggTGAAAAATTTACAAGAGCACCCCATCCCCATCACACATGGTGGCATGTGATATGAACatctcctttttattttattttattggtgaGTAAGGGTATGGGCTGTTTGTGGTCCCCCAATACTACTGTTGTTCCATTGTTCTCTAGTAATCCACACACCGGTGTTATGTGATCATGCATGTTGGAGATTTTTATGTTCTTAACtcttgtaattttattatattttttttgtcatCTTACAgctaatgtaaaataattatttgttagaatTACAATGTGGGGGGACTAGATTATTTGCAGTTAcatgtaaataattaaattatttcatttttatccTAACTTACACTAAAATAGccttcttttttaaaataaagaattttaacaaaaatttaatattggtAATTGGACTAAATCTCAATGAAACCCACCTACAGTTGTTAATGGCAAGTGAGAAAACCCGGTAAAGAAATAGAACGTATAGCAAAGTCAAACCCTTTGAAAAAATGTCAAAATCAAGAGGAGTAACGGAAAAGATCCAGATGAATTTCTAAGAATATCAtcgaaatgtaaaaatattaataattaattatgatcaAAATCATTCGATTGCAATTAAAAcaacataaattttaaattaattataaacaattatgtCTTTAATTAGATTTTGAATATGATAttaatcatataaaaaaatataataaattactaaTTTTAAGCGGAATTCGTCATTGTtgtaaaaaaatcttaataatcTATAAATCAGTTTCTCTCTCAAcctttttttatgtaatagttatttGATAGAATGTCTGTATTACCTTAGAGTTGAGAGATGACTAATTTATATACCTTGTAAACTTTAGATTTTGTACATCCATCAAATACTGATTTTAACGGTTTAAATTTAATAcactattaaataaataaaaattctaatttaatataaaaggaCTTTAAATACGACTTAACATCATGCTATATTTCTTACATTCTCCCACTTGAGCGGATGTTTTCAATGTTAGATTTAATAGTATAATCATAAAGCTAGCAAAATTAAATCTTATAAATCGTTAGTCATCATAAACACTCCAACATAATAAATTACACAATGTGGGTTATGGCAGTCATACACAGTATAGTCGCATACTCCCTTCCATATATCACCGCATTAAGAACTTATTATGTTAGGTTCATGAGTTGTATATAAATAACATAAAGTCCACATATTAGttgtgaaaatataaataaatttcttattCAATCAATcatgtatatataaatattatgaataagaaatataaaatctaaaaatatggCATAATTAAGCTCAAGAGTGTTAAAGCAAAATATAAACATCATCAGCAATCATTGATACAATCAAGACACATCCTAAACACGTGTTCTTTGAAGATCTCAAAGAACTTAAGTTATAAACCTTTAGTCAGTGGATCTACAACTATAAGATCCGTCTTGATATGTTCTATACACACTCTTTATTTCTGAATCTcctatttcataataaaatacttTAGCTTCATGTGTTTTGCTCCTctggtaggggtgagcagtattcggttcaaaccgaaaaaaccgaccgaaccggaccgatttgaaaatttgcttcggtttttttatatatttcagttcggttcgatttttaattttagaattttcgattatttcagtttgattcggttttgatcagaaaaaaaccgaaaaaaccgaaccgaaccgaaccgattagtgataataatatattttttcaataatatagaaaaattaaatcatattaatattaaaatattttaattaaattttaaaatattaaaaataaaatgtaaaaaataaaaaaaaattattaaaaatcgaaaccgataaaactgaaccgaatcagaccggtttggttcgattcggtttctgaccaaaatcagttcggttcggttttcataaacactaaaattttggttttcggtttattcggttcggttcgattttgaaccgaaccgaccgaatgctcacccctatccTCTGGAGTATTTGTTGCTTTTAGAGAAGAAAACTGTTGCAAAATTATCACAATAAATTTTCAGCGGCCTGCTTATTGTGTCGATAATTTCAAGccctaaaataaaattttgcagCTATAATACATGAATTGTAGCCTCATAACAAGCCACAAATTTTGCTTCCATAGTGGATGAAGAGATGATAGACTGTTTGGCACTTTTTTATAAGATTGCTCCATCAGCTAATAGGAACAAATAACCAAACATTGATTTTCTACTATCAACATACCCAgcaaaatttgaatttgaatatcCAATCACTTCTAAATGATCAGACCTCTTATAAGTGAGCATATAATCCTTCATTCCTTGAAGATATCTTAATACTTTCTTTGCAACTTTCTGATGATTGATACTAGGATTACTTTGATATCTACCCAGCATCCCTACTGCAAAATTGATGTCGGGTCTGGTACAAGTTTGAAGATACATTAAACTGCCCACAACTGAAGCATAAGGAATTGTTTCCATTTTTTTACGTTCCACACCATTCTTTGGACATTGCATAAGACTAAATTTATCTTCTCTTTGAATAGGAACTAAACCTATAAAGCATTtgctcatgttaaatttctcaAGAATTCTTTCAATATAGGCTTTCGAAGACAATCCTAATAAACTTTCTGATCTCTTATGGAATATTGAAGTTCCTATCACATAGGATGCCTCTCCCATATCTTTCATTTCAAAattcttaaaaagaaattatttagtCTTATGCAATAAACCTAAATCATTTGTAGCAAGCAGaatgtcatcaacatatataATCAAAAGTATAAACTTACTTCCATTAATTTTTTGGTAAATATACCGATCAACAGTAATTACCTCAAAATCTAAAGAAATAatggttgtaacgacccggaaaccggactgctaccggcgctaagattcagattgacttaaagtcgccggaacccgtagcaagcctattatacatcctgtgtacctgataaaatctcatacatgatcatacattttcataaaaatttaaacatttcatatatcaagctcgacctgtgcatgcatcaaaaactGTATATATGAAatccccacactagagccctcatcaaatgctctagtatggtcaacatcacatacatcaagcttggttcaacataacccATCATAAAAtcttttacataaaaatcatATTCACAGAgatttacaaaaacataaactagggcaaaaaCACAAATCTAATGCATTACATAGTACATGTTCACTACTTTTCCATTACATAAACTTATATCAGCCTCTAGCCGACCTCCCAAGCTattcttgaccctgcaaacctggggttaggggaaagggataaggtacaagagcctagtaagcagaatataaaaatagtttaataaacatatactctcataaaatgcatcacaacacaaacaatacacattaaggatggacttgtcaccagtaaccctctacatattccaaataatgcccggccctcgacggagctcctcatgacttcctcttaaaacatatcataacatatccaaattgccagtggcgtagaatgggcctcgacctggacttccgtatcatatcatatcatatcatatcatatcatatcgagggctagtgggtcatccaatatccatccacatcaacagtaaattatgcaatgcatcatattcgtgaattctaatgcaacaacctattacataacatggcattcgtgatgcatgaacatgcttaaaagtttgattactttaaaacaatagattagtttagttctactcacctttggctgacatTCGACTGACAAAGACGCAGCTGGCTCACtaaaggcctctacggtctttctggtccgatcctatacaggtggactcaaatgagggaccaatatcactaaacaagactctaaataactccccaaaaaccccataaaacatcataaaacatgcataagaaataagcaaaggaaggctgggcaggggactttcgacggcaggttcggcggtcgaaggttccttccagagccgaaagccaacaaccttcgagggcaggttcggcggcctaaacccccTCACAAATctgaaagtccattctttcgggaGCAGGTTAGAGGGCCAAAGACTGCCTCcataggtaggttcggcggccaaaccttacttcggcggccgaaccttgcttcagcggccgaacctgggttctccagaatggcagaacccgattctgcctcaagCTCACAGCCACCCAACTCTCCAAAATTCACATCCAActtctctaaaacatgcatatacactcaTCAAGTATAGGGGACAccaaaactagcctaatccctagcaaaaaacaacaaaaactcatcaacaaagcatttatcataaaaactaacataaacccttaaaactttagatctacccatttcatacattataaacactTAAACCTCttaaaaacttacttaaaacataataaaagcaaggatctacacttacctcttgaagatcgaaggtagatgtgacccaaacttggagatgaggaggaaaacggtctccgaaggtctccaagctttaaaactttagattcaagcttaaaacttccAAAAACAGGAGGAAACTCGTGAAaatctgaaagatttgaaggaaaaatataaaatcatcaaaggtagggtaagaactcacctttgcccgaaaatggagagagaaaaatcttccattttcggactggaggcctcttataggtggctggccagaccaccttcgggggccgaaaggagagctcccgcggcagcaccatgtttggcggtcgaacctgggcttgtccctctaaaatattttttcttttatttcaaaactttaactcaaaaccaaacaataaaaccatgaaaaatattttgtaaaaacatattttacccttctaagaggttccgacatccgagattccagatTCAAATGGGGATTCCGTCGAAAGGTTGGAATTTcgacgccggagtctagccgggtattacaatggtaTTATTAAACTTAATATACCATTGGTTGGAAGCTTGTTTAAGTCTATATATTAATTTCTTCAATTTACACACCATATATTCTTTATCTTTAATGGAAAAATCTTCAGATTGATTCATATAAACTTCATCTTCAAAGTCCCCATTCAGAAAGGTTATTCACATCCATATGATATAggtctaaattaaaataagctaCTAATGCCAAAATTATTCTCAAAGAATCTTTCTTTGAAACATGTGAAAAAGTCTCCTTATAATCAATGCCATCTTTCTGAGTGTAATCTTTGGCAATAAGTATAGCTTTATGTCTTTCAACATTGCCATTTGAGTTGCATTTGGTCTTAAAGACCCATTTACAACCAACTTTTTTTCATCCTTCTGGCAAGTTTATCTTAGACATTGTTTTGAGCCATTGATTTTAACTCTTCTTTCATAGCATCAATTCTTCTTTCAGACTTATCACTATTTATGGCTTGTGAAAATGAAACGGGATCATTATCGATGCCACAATCAAAATTTGACTCTTGCAAATAAACCACATAATCATCAAGAATAGCTGACCTTCTAACCCTTATAGGTTTGTTTAAGGCTATACCACCTGGTTCATTCACACGAGTTGGTGGTAAGTTAGGTTCTTCATGGGGTGCTATTTCACTGTTCAAATGTTGTTCttgattattttgtttttccaaaataagGACAATATTTATTGTAATTGTTAGATTAGAAACATTCATGATTAATTGTATATTAACccttatttcattaatattcaTAGCTTGATTTTCAGTACACCCACTAACTTCACCATTCTCTAAAAAGTTGGCATTTGTTGTTTCAACAATTTTGAAACTATGGTTTGGACAGTAAAACCTGTACCCTTTGGATTTCTCTAGGTAACCTATAAAGTAACCACTAACCGTTCGAAAATACAATTTTCTTTCATGTGGATTATAAATTTGTGCTTCTGTTGGACAACCCCAAATATGTAGGTGTCTTAAACTAGATTTCCTTCCAGTCCATAACTTAAAAAGAGTTTTAGGAACTGACTTACTAGAAACTCTATTTAATAAATACACAGCAGTTCTAAGTTCATACATCCACATATTTTTGGCTAATGAGGAATTACTCATCATACTCCTAACCATATCCATTAATGTTCTATTTCGCCTTTTTGCCATACCATTTTGTTGTGGTATGCTTGGCATAGtatacaacacacatatacCATGACTTTCAAGGAACTTGACAAATGGACCACGACACTGTCCAGATTCATTATACTTTCCATAATACTCATCACCTCTATAAGATCTTACAATTTTCATCTTTCTATCTAATTGTCTTTCAACCTTCTTTACAAACACCTCAAGGGCATTTATAGATTGAGATTTTTCTTGCAGCAAATAGATGTATCCATAACGTAAAAAATATGAAGTATTTTTCTCCATTAAAAGACAAAGTGTCAAAAGGTATACAAATATCAGTGTGTATTATTTCAAGAAGCTGACTGCTTCTTGTGGCTCCTTTCTTGTTTAGTTTAGTTTGCCTGCCCTTGATGCCTTCCACACAAAAGCCAAGATCAGTAAAATCTAGATTTGGTAAAATCTCATTTTTTACTAATCTTTCTAACATTTCTTTGGACATATGGCCCAAACCTTTATGCCACAAGTAAGCAGAATGTTCATTCGCCAAACCACgttttatttcaatattatGATTAACATTAAATAGAGATtgagaaaaattatcatcaagcttcagtttatataaataatccaTAAGAATTGCATTACCAATAAAGAAACTAttcttatataaatttaaacaacCATTTCCACCATTAAAAGTATATCCACTAACATCAAGTCTAGAAATTGAAGGTACATAGAGAGTGTTCATTAGATCCAAGTGATGCCTAGTGTCTAATGTCAGTCTGTAAGACCCTACGTCTTCAATTAGAACCTTCATTCGATTCCCCATAAATGCAAAATTGATAGTCGACTTTATGGTTTGAATTGTAAGGAATCCCTACATAATATTAGAAATATGAGTAGTGGCACCGGAGTCAAACCACCAAGTATTAGAAGGAATTTAAGATAAATTTGATTCAAAGCATACAGAAACATAATGTATACCTTTCTTTTCGAACCAAGCCTTGCGCTTCAGGCAATCCTTTTAGAAATACCCTTCTTTCTTGCAAAAATGACATCTAACTAATTTATGTCCCTTCTTTTCAGCATCAGCAACCTGTGGAGCTTTAGTAGGTTATTTCTTCTTGAAATTTTTGGCCTTTGGTTTGACTTTCTTTCCAGCTCCTTGTTCCACCAGGTTAATTGAATGAACTCTTTGTTTCTTTAATCTCGCTACCTCTTGAATAAGCTTACTGGATAATTCATCAATATTCCACCTATCCTTCAATGCATTA
This Manihot esculenta cultivar AM560-2 chromosome 6, M.esculenta_v8, whole genome shotgun sequence DNA region includes the following protein-coding sequences:
- the LOC122723863 gene encoding secreted RxLR effector protein 161-like, producing the protein MGEASYVIGTSIFHKRSESLLGLSSKAYIERILEKFNMSKCFIGLVPIQREDKFSLMQCPKNGVERKKMETIPYASVVGSLMYLQTCTRPDINFAVGMLGRYQSNPSINHQKVAKKVLRYLQGMKDYMLTYKRSDHLEVIGYSNSNFAGYVDSRKSMFGYLFLLADGAIL